From Montipora foliosa isolate CH-2021 unplaced genomic scaffold, ASM3666993v2 scaffold_88, whole genome shotgun sequence, a single genomic window includes:
- the LOC137990399 gene encoding alpha-1B adrenergic receptor-like — translation MEASPAFLLEENITSVKCFYFTAPIFMSAATLAVNVIACVLNVVFALCSSVGNIVIVIALWKTLPQTPENILLGWFAFCDFLLGFFSGPSFVAFKSAEITKNFRVYCAARFAYEFSSQTALTASFAVLTFMSIDRYLSLHLHLRYKEVVTKKLIFVTILIALVVSLLITVTRFWVNSRDFLFIIKSINFSYLCIISGVYLKILLLIRRHQSQITRQKANTSTRMRSFERRFFAELARYKKYTCTVAYIILLIVACYVPATIVKFCKEYVCTKRLENAKILYTLVVTFIFFTTALHPFVFIWRSKELRKAIRKIW, via the coding sequence ATGGAGGCCTCTCCTGCTTTCTTGCTCGaagaaaacattacatcagtgaAATGCTTTTATTTTACTGCGCCAATTTTCATGAGCGCTGCCACTCTGGCTGTGAACGTTATCGCCTGTGTTTTAAACGTTGTTTTTGCCTTATGTTCCTCTGTTGGCAATATTGTCATCGTCATTGCGTTGTGGAAGACGTTACCCCAGACACCGGAGAACATTTTGCTTGGTTGGTTCGCCTTCTGCGACTTCCTCTTGGGATTTTTTTCCGGACCATCGTTTGTGGCCTTCAAATCAGCAGAAATAACGAAGAATTTTAGGGTTTATTGCGCTGCCCGATTTGCTTACGAATTTTCTTCGCAAACTGCGCTAACTGCATCGTTCGCAGTGTTGACGTTTATGTCCATCGACAGATACCTCTCACTGCATCTTCATCTACGTTACAAGGAAGTTGTTACAAAGAAACTCATATTCGTTACAATTTTGATAGCGTTGGTTGTCTCACTCTTAATAACAGTCACAAGATTCTGGGTAAATAGCCGtgattttttgttcatcatCAAATCCATCAACTTTTCCTACCTCTGCATCATATCAGGAGTTTATTTAAAAATCCTCCTACTGATTCGACGTCATCAAAGTCAAATAACAAGACAGAAGGCAAACACTTCAACGCGAATGCGCTCTTTTGAAAGGAGGTTTTTCGCCGAGTTGGCTCGATATAAGAAGTACACGTGTACGGTTGCTTACATAATTCTTCTCATCGTGGCCTGTTACGTACCAGCCACCATTGTTAAATTTTGTAAGGAGTACGTCTGCACTAAACGacttgaaaatgccaaaattctGTACACGCTAGTCGtgacatttatttttttcacgaCTGCCTTGCATCCTTTTGTGTTTATATGGCGTTCGAAGGAATTGA